The Arvicola amphibius chromosome 5, mArvAmp1.2, whole genome shotgun sequence genome contains the following window.
GTGCTGTACCCCGCGCTCGAGCCCGATGGCTCAGCGCTTTTCGACATGGTACCGCGTGCCGCCGAGCCCGGATACCTGGTCACCAAAGTGGTGGCGGTGGATGCAGACTCTGGACACAATGCCTGGTTGTCGTACCACGTGCTGCAGGCCAGCGATCCTGGACTCTTCAGCCTGGGCCTGCGCACTGGCGAGGTGCGCACAGCGCGTGCCTTGGGTGACCGAGACTCTGCGCGACAGCGCCTTCTGGTCGCTGTGCGTGATGGTGGACAGCCACCACTCTCGGCTACAGCCACACTGCATCTGATCTTCGCTGACAGCCTGCAGGAGGTCCTGCCAGATCTCAGAGATGACCCACTGCCCCCTGACCCTCAATCCGAGCTGCAGTTCTACTTGGTGGTGGCCTTGGCCTTGATTTCTGTGCTTTTCCTCCTGGCTGTGATTCTAGCCATCGCGCTTCGACTGCGACACTCTTCCAGCCCCTCTGTCTGGAGCTGCTTTCAGTCAGAAGTTGTAGTTCCCCCCAACTACAGCGACGGGACTTTGTCATATTCCTACAACCTGTGTGCTGCTCCCACGGGGAAGGCAGAGTTCAACTCCCTAACATGTAATGATCAGTTGAATTCAGGACAAGATATACTTTTTGGAGATTCAGCGGGAGCCTTGTTTCCACTTTGTAATTCCAGTGAGTCAACCTCCCATCAGGTGAGTTTCCTGCGAGTATAATACTCCTTTCTACTCACCTGTCCATATTCTCAGGAAGGGCAATGCTGGTGAAGAGTCGGTGGTGTGGTTCAGTGTTAGAGCACCTGCCTAGTGTGCTGACTCAGTCCCTAAGGCCACCATGAAAAGTTTAGTGGGTTAAAAAGTGCTGGAGGgagactcagcagctaagagcaatggctgctcgtCCAGGTGCATCGCAGCtgacaattgtctgtaactccagtcccaagggatccaactccctcttctggcctctgagggtacctggCACGCACAGGGCACAGACTCACATGCCAACAAAACCAAATACATTTAATAGATAAATAATCCTGAACAGTGATCATCTAATTCTTCAAAGAATAAAGTATGAGCACTTCTGTGCCTTATAGATATGGCGTACCAAACTCAAATGTTCAGAAAGTGATCTTACCTACAATGTGGAAATTTGCTGACTCTCCCTAGAATTTAGTGAGAGTTCTCCATGAATTTTCTTCCTGTTGCTTAATACAATATAAGATGAATACTTCTTGTAGCTTAAACATACTGTAATTATAAAGGCAGTCAtggagctgggtgtgggggctcatgtctttaatcccagcacttgggaagcagaggcaggtggatctctgggtggaggccagcctgagagtTACAGTACTGCCAGgtaaactctgtctagaaaaaccaaaacaagcgaACAAAAGTCAttgaggctcagcagttaagagcgctggctgctctttcagaggacgtaggttcaaatcccagaacccagatggtgcttcacaactctctgtaactccaattaCATGAGATATGATACTCTCCTGGTCTCCAAGagtgaaagacataaaaatacacacagacttacatgcaaagaaaataccatacacacaaaaaagtcactgaaatgatccttaaagaaaaaagtgttttctACTGATGTATCTGTTATAGTTTCTATAATCTCTTTTTGTTTCATGTGATTAATTCCTTTTTCACCAAAGACTCCCAAAATAAGATCTCTTAAGCTTGGCTTTATGTCCATGGCCCCTTGGACATAATTTTATGCAGTATGTCGTGTGTGGACAGTTACTTAGCAGAAGGTTTAGTATTCATCAGAAGATCAAAAGGTTTAATACTACATATGTACAATGCCTGAatttgggaaatagaggcagggctagcctggactatgtgagacCCTTTCTAAACAAACAGTCCAAAACCCAGAAGGGCAAAAGCAGGCTGTTATTgctggagtataggtttttgagaGTTTCTTTGTACTGAAGCTCATTCAGTAGACTCCCCCATTGAAGAAGAGATGAACAATGCTTTCACTCTGTTTCTCCCTGACACACTCCAgcctgtaattttaaaaattattactaatATTGTTTGTAAAGAACGTGCAGGTAGACATgcgggtcagaggacaacgttgtggatttcattctttccttctactttttACATGGCTGCCAAGAATGAAACTCACATCACAAGGCTTGGAAGGCCAGTGCTTCTGTCTGCCGAGCCATCTGGATGAACTCCAGCAGAAAGTTCACTGTCTGTTCATTGTTCTCCTACTCCAAAATATGTAGAGGCCGTCTACAAATTTAGACTGTCTCTAGAAGAAAAGTAGTCTTGAAGTTTTCAAAACTTTAGCAAAACTTGCAAATCCgatgtgcatttaaaaataagctctagaaactacagggaaaccctgtctcgaaaaacaaatatatatatatatatatatatatatatatatatatatatatatatacaaaaagtcATAGTACATTGTATCACTCCTGCTGGGCAGTCTATAGCATCTGCTTCAGTAACTGGCCACTTCAAATTATCAATGGAAAGCTTTTTTGTTGTGGCATTTACTGTTTGGCTTCTTGTGATAATTATGTGTTCCTCACTTTTTGTTGTTCTATGGATGAAAGCTATAGCAGTGGAgctaaccgtgtgtgtgtgtgtgtgtgtgtgtgtttctcccttaAACAGTCAtctgatttaaaatataattattgccAGGCTTTGTGGTTCacacttttttaaatattttttaatatttatttatttattatgtatacaatattctgtctgtgtgtatacctgcaggccagaagagggcaccagaccccattacagatggttgtgagccaccatgtggttgctgggaattgaactcaggacctttggaagaacaggcagtgctctaaacctctgagccatctctgcagcccccggtggtgcacacttttaatcccagcacctggaggcagATGTAGATGGAGCTCTgagagtttcagaccagcctggtctacagagtgagtttgaggacagccagggctacatagttaaaccctgtctcaaaaaaactatcCATAGAGTTTTGCTTTTAATTGtgtctttatctgtttctttcaAGTATCTTTCAACTAAGAAGAaatccatgatttaaaaaaaataacaaatcagTATgatctctgatttaaaaaaaacttgaattgTGAAAGTATTTGTCCTGTTAAAATTTCACAACCTTAATATGAAAACATCGGTGtgtaattaaaataacatttagaaAGGAATTGTAAAAGCATCAACTCTGCGGAAAGCTACTACAATGGTTAGTTTAAACCAGATAAAACAGTCTCCAAATAATCATCTTTAAAGGATCTACTTTAGTCTAAAACTAGGGTTCTTAATTAAACAGTATGTATTGAAAATTTTctcacaaagctgggaaacaACGGGAAATAAAACTGCCCTGTTTTCTTTTAGGAGTGAATGTAGACTAGCCATTTGATGTAATGTTAATCCACAGACCTAATAATTAACATAATCACACTTTATCACACACACGTTTgcactttcttctgaaataaataggaacaaatttaaaattaaagtaatgaAAAGCGCCTAATGAAAGCTTAAGAAACTGCGCCTAAGTGCAGTAACATTTTAGGACTCTAAGCGCCGCTGTTCACCTGCTGGGAGAGAAATGCACCCGAAAAGCCATCAGATTCTCAGCACTGACAAAATCAGACTGGCAGATTCCAGAGTCCACTGCGGAACTGCGGTGAAATTCCATCCCTAGGTTTGTGGCTCTCCAGCTTTCCGTAAGATTACTGTTCCCATCACCGCTACCAAAGGTAACCCAACCGCCTACGCGGATTCTTGTGCGAATGAACAATGGCTGCTTCCAAGAATCAGCACCGGCAAAGCGGGCTGGTCCTATTGTGTACGCTGGTGGGGACGCTGTGCCAGATCGGGGTAGGACAGATTCGCTACTCGGTTCCAGAAGAGACAGACAAAGGCACGGTCGTGGGTAATGTCTCCAAGGACCTGGGACTGGAGTCGCGCGATCTGGTCGAGGGAGGGGTCCGCATCGTCTCCAGAGGTAGGTCGCAGCTTTTCTCTCTGAACCCGCGGAGCGGCAGCTTGGTCACCTCGGGCAGAATAGATAGGGAGGAGCTGTGCGCACAGAGTTCGCCCTGTCTTGTAAATATTAATATCCTAGTTGAGGACAAAGGAAAACTCTTTGGGGTAGAAATCGAAATAACTGATATTAACGATAATAATCCGAAGTTCCATGTTGAAGAGCTGgaagtaaaaattaatgaaatcgCTGCCCCCGGAGCACGGTATCCACTCCCAAAAGCAGTTGATCCAGATGTGGGCCTAAACTCCCTCCAGAGTTACCAGCTCAGCCCCAACCAACACTTCTCTCTGGATATGCAAAGGGGAGACCACGGTGCTATAAATCCAGAGCTGGTGCTGGAGCGCACCCTGGACCGAGAGGAAGAGCCCATTCACCACCTGGTCCTCACCGCCTCCGATGGTGGCGACCCGCGCCGCTCCAGCACAGCTCTCATCCagatcacagtgttggatacaAACGACAATGCCCCTGTTTTCGAGCAACCGCTTTACCGCGTGAAAGTCCTTGAGAACGTGGCCCCAGGCACCCTGCTTCTCACAGTAAGAGCTAGCGACCCTGATGAAGGTGCCAATGGGAAAGTGACATATAAATTCCAGAAAATTAATGACAAACAATCCCTGTTATTCCATCTTCATGAAAATACCGGAGAAATATCAGTAGCGAAAACTCTGGACTATGAAGAATGTTCATTATATGAAATGGAAATACAGGCCGAAGATGTGGGGGCGCTTCTGGGGAGAAGCAAAGTGATAATTATGGTAGAAGATGTAAACGACAATCGGCCGGAAGTGACCATTACATCCTTATTTAACCCAGTGTTGGAAAATTCTCTTCCTGGTACAGTAATTGCCTTCTTGAATGTGCATGACCGAGACTCTGGAAAGAACGGTCAAGTTGTCTGTTCCACACACGAGAACTTACCTTTTAAGTTAGAAAAGTCAATAGATAATTATTATAGATTGGTGACATGGAAGTATTTGGACCGAGAAAAGGTCTCTGTCTACAATATCACGGTGATAGCTTCTGATCTAGGAGCCCCACCTCTGTCTACTGAAACTTACATTGCCCTGGTTGTGGCAGACACTAATGACAACCCTCCTCGTTTTCCCCATACATCCTACACAGCCTACATCCCAGAGAACAACCTGAGAGGTGCCTCCATCTTCTCCTTGACTGCACATGACCCTGACAGCCAGGAAAATGCACAGGTCACTTATTCTGTGTCTGAGGACACCATCCAGGGAGCACCTCTGGCCTCTTACGTCTCCATCAACTCAGACACTGGCGTCCTGTATGCACTTCAATCTTTTGACTTTGAGAAGATCCAAGACTTGCAGTTTTGGATTATTGCCAGTGACAGCGGAAGCCCACCACTCAGCAGCAATGTGTCACTGCGCTTGTTTGTATTGGACCAGAATGACAATGCACCTGAGATTCTATACCCGGGACTCCCCACAGATGGCTCCACTGGTGTGGAACTAGCACCCCGCTCTGCAGAGCCTGGATACCTGGTGACCAAGGTGGTGGCAGTGGACAGAGACTCAGGACAGAATGCATGGCTGTCCTATCGCCTGCTCAAGGCCAGCGAACCTGGGCTCTTCTCCGTGGGGCTGCACACAGGCGAGGTGCGCACAGCTAGGGTCCTGCTGGACAGAGATGCACTCAAACAGAACCTGGTGATAGCAGTGCAGGACCACGGccagcctcctctctctgccaCTGTCACGCTCACCGTGGCCGTGGCTAACAGTATCCCTGAAGTGTTGGCCGACTTGAGCAGCATTAGGACCCCTGGGGCCCCAGAGGATTCCGATCTCACCCTCCacttggtggtggcagtggccGTTGTCTCCTGCGTCTTTCTTGTCTTTGTCATCGTCCTCCTAGCACTCAGGCTTCAACGCTGGCAGAAGTCTCGCCAGTTCCAGAGTTCCAGAGGCGGATTGCCCCCTGCACCTCCCTCACATTTTGTGGGCATCGACGGGGTACAAGCTTTTCTGCAAACCTATTCTCATGAAGTCTCCCTCACTTCAGGCTCCCGGACAAGCCACATTATCTTTCCTCAGCCCAACTATGCAGACATGCTCATTAACCAGGAAAGCAGTGAGAAAAATGATTCCTTACTAACATCCATAGATTTCCCTGAGAGTAAGGATGAAGGCGTGTGTGCTCTGGTAAGTCCGGGTCTCTTACTCTCATAGGAATTTTGAGATGCGCTAAAATTTTGTGGCATTTAAATGATGGCAATGTAAAACTGAACACTTAAAAGTCGTAGGGTGCTGAAAAGATTGTTTTCAAGGGAGTTGGACAAGGCCTGTGAATGTGTTAGTTatcagagtgcttgcctagcttccccaaaccctgagtttgatccacagcATCACACAGATGGCACAGgtagcacatgcttgtaatcctagcccaCGGGTAGGGTTGGTgatggcaggaggatcaaaagttcgaGTTCATCctccagtattttattaagttcAAGGTTAGCGTGGGttatgtgagactctgtctgaatACACACCAAAAAGACCCATGCCAAAAGCTCAGACAAGACATTGTTCAACCTTTAAACATGCCATTGTTCTTTTGCTCATTCAGCTAAGTGCTGATCATCTACCACACACAGTTCCCTACTTGCGCACGTATTAGTTCTAAGTTAGTACTACAGAAAAGTAATTGGGGTGTCCAGATCCTTAGTCGTTACCTTAGTAATCATCAAATATGCCACCATTATATTAGTCTACAAGTAGGCACTGCAAGATTTCTCAACTTCAAGCATCTTTTGAGGCCTGCTTCTTCATCAGCATTCATCAAACTCAAACCACACTCACTTGAGGAGACAACTACATAATTGGCACTTTGTTATTTTGTTAGGGATAAAGAAAGTTGTCTCTTGCCTAGTGTGTGAAAAGTATTGTTTTTGATTTCCATCACTTACAAAACGTTTTACAATACAGAACATGGTAGGGGTGAAACCAGCTCATGAATGTTGCGTGGGTGCGTATATAAACCTTCTCCGGGTCTGTACCAATGGAAATATGGAATCTAAACATTCAATTAGTAATTAATCTCCCctccaaaagaaaagtaacaaaatctAAACTTAAAACTTTcggctgggccgggcggtggtggcgcacgcctttaatcccagcactcgggaggcagaggcaggcagatctctgtgagttcgaggccagcctggtctacaagagctagttccaggacaggctccaaagccacagagaaaccctgtctcgaaaaaccaaaaaaaaatttaaaaaaaaaaaaactttcggctgggggagggggtggcacatgcctttaatcccaacactcatgaggccaaagtaggtggatctctgtaagtttgagaccattctggtctacaagacaagttccaggacagccaggactgttacacaaagaaatgctgtcttgataaaaacaaaattaagaaaggaaggaaggaaggaaaagaagaaatgtttataaaatactgaAGGATCTATTTCAGTAGACTTACTTACCCCGAGCATTTTAGGCTCTACATCCATCTGAAATGCTGAGATGATAAACAAATTCCAAATAAGTTaccaattttagagaaaaaaaatttgactAAACTATACACATTATCTGTATTCCTTCTTGTAGCATTTGAATAAAGCTAACTCCTAATTTATCACCAGTCAAAAATGGAAGATAAAGCCTTTGTGATTGTTGAGAAGGATCTTTCCCAAGGACTGTGCAGTGTTCCAGCCTATGTTACATATACACTGGAGTAGAAATTAACTTCATGCTTTCTGTAACATCTGGGTGCACACTCATTTGAGGAGACAACTACATAATTGGCACTTTGTTATTTTGTTAGGGATAAAGAAAGTTGTCTCTTGCCTAGTGTGTGAAAAgtattgttttgatttccatcACTTACAAAACTAATTAAATGGAATATAAAGTTAAACCAAATATCATTATATTCAGTAACTTTATGTAATGGGCCTACTATGAGTTCAATTTCTCCAATTTCAAAGTGATTACATTATAATAGTGTAGTGcatgaataaagaaatattttttggaATATTTTGCAACACAAGTAAAATATTGTGTTGCAGATAGCTAATAATTTCCCCAGTAATTTTTAGAATGAATTAATGTAATATAAAAGTAGGATAGAAACTACATAATTTGGAAATAAGAAAAGGAGGAACTTAGCAGGCTTACTATATCTGGGCTACATCACTTAGAGAGTCTTCTCAAATGAGTATCTCCTAAAGAAGTAATGAagattctctttgtttttataaagagaaTATTGACATTTCCGAGAAGAAAGGACATCTGAGGTATGGGACAGATCTGcccaaccacaaaattaataataataataataatttgcaaCAGTACTGATATTTCCAAACATTATGAAACAGCATTGATTACTTAGAAATATTGAAAgaattatagaaataaacaaaagaggagTGAGAG
Protein-coding sequences here:
- the LOC119814287 gene encoding protocadherin gamma-A8-like; the protein is MAASKNQHRQSGLVLLCTLVGTLCQIGVGQIRYSVPEETDKGTVVGNVSKDLGLESRDLVEGGVRIVSRGRSQLFSLNPRSGSLVTSGRIDREELCAQSSPCLVNINILVEDKGKLFGVEIEITDINDNNPKFHVEELEVKINEIAAPGARYPLPKAVDPDVGLNSLQSYQLSPNQHFSLDMQRGDHGAINPELVLERTLDREEEPIHHLVLTASDGGDPRRSSTALIQITVLDTNDNAPVFEQPLYRVKVLENVAPGTLLLTVRASDPDEGANGKVTYKFQKINDKQSLLFHLHENTGEISVAKTLDYEECSLYEMEIQAEDVGALLGRSKVIIMVEDVNDNRPEVTITSLFNPVLENSLPGTVIAFLNVHDRDSGKNGQVVCSTHENLPFKLEKSIDNYYRLVTWKYLDREKVSVYNITVIASDLGAPPLSTETYIALVVADTNDNPPRFPHTSYTAYIPENNLRGASIFSLTAHDPDSQENAQVTYSVSEDTIQGAPLASYVSINSDTGVLYALQSFDFEKIQDLQFWIIASDSGSPPLSSNVSLRLFVLDQNDNAPEILYPGLPTDGSTGVELAPRSAEPGYLVTKVVAVDRDSGQNAWLSYRLLKASEPGLFSVGLHTGEVRTARVLLDRDALKQNLVIAVQDHGQPPLSATVTLTVAVANSIPEVLADLSSIRTPGAPEDSDLTLHLVVAVAVVSCVFLVFVIVLLALRLQRWQKSRQFQSSRGGLPPAPPSHFVGIDGVQAFLQTYSHEVSLTSGSRTSHIIFPQPNYADMLINQESSEKNDSLLTSIDFPESKDEGVCALVSPGLLLS